Below is a genomic region from Henckelia pumila isolate YLH828 chromosome 3, ASM3356847v2, whole genome shotgun sequence.
GCACTCCTTGCTGCATTGATCATTACAATTCGCTGCAGAAGGTTGAGTCGTTACATCTGTAATGGGCAAGATCTTGCTCCCGACATAAGTTGTAGCAGAATCCGCCATGTGTGCTACGCCTAATCCTTGTGCGATTTCTCCGGATTTCATCTTCATGGAATGGACAGAACTCTGCCTTCTTTGAAAACTTGCAAGCCTCTTTAGGTGAAAAGTATGGTGAGACCAATTCTTGGGGATGTCTTTTCCTTGAAAGAAGTAGAAAAGATTCAAGCTCTTGCAGCACAACTTGATCCTTTCCACTCGCTTCGACCGCCTTCGTTTAAGTCCACGCTCGTTATGCAAAACGATCGATCCAATTCTTCTATCTGCAATGAAACAACAAGCAACTTTGAATTAATATTTCGGCTCCAGCTCGACTTGTTTCTTCAAACTGATCAACTTCTTTACACCAAACATAGCACATAATTACCTTGAAGTCTATTTTTCTTGGCAAGGGGACTAAAAGTTGCCACTTTGGGAGACTCTGAGGCAATGCTGGGGAGCCAATGAAGAATCTGCCACATTTAAAAGCAACAAGAAACATTGGTATAATTCCAAATTTGATATCCTATTGAAGA
It encodes:
- the LOC140888770 gene encoding uncharacterized protein; the encoded protein is MQILHWLPSIASESPKVATFSPLAKKNRLQDRRIGSIVLHNERGLKRRRSKRVERIKLCCKSLNLFYFFQGKDIPKNWSHHTFHLKRLASFQRRQSSVHSMKMKSGEIAQGLGVAHMADSATTYVGSKILPITDVTTQPSAANCNDQCSKECTKEKANGRKTKAISRMKELLRWAAAAAKAEKGGKYIGRKVMHLRNKSALKTVPDYDQLSNESSKIGFRWDMESRSTVSSAYSAFSDAISMTYSMRINDQVFASAAASVNSTPLHARTRNRSGRGNWITTDSEFVVLEL